Proteins from a genomic interval of Scomber japonicus isolate fScoJap1 chromosome 10, fScoJap1.pri, whole genome shotgun sequence:
- the LOC128366977 gene encoding dual specificity testis-specific protein kinase 1-like: protein MSLCLGVQHRITGQVMALKMNTLASNKANMLREEQLMNRLCHPNILRCNLLTDCFTVQNCLVHCDNGAFTAVVGDFGLAEKIPDYSDGAEKQPLAIVGSPYWMAPEVLRGELYDEKVDVFAYGIILCEIIARIEADPDFLPRTEDFGLDVETFENMVGDCPPAFLSLAVTCCNVSVTHDCYYVKHS, encoded by the exons ATGAGTCTCTGCCTCGGG GTGCAGCATCGCATCACAGGTCAGGTGATGGCACTGAAAATGAACACGCTGGCCAGCAACAAAGCTAACATGCTACGAGAAGAGCAGCTCATGAACAGACTTTGCCACCCCAACATTCTCAG ATGTAACCTACTTACTGACTGTTTTACTGTGCAGAACTGTCTGGTTCACTGTGACAACGGTGCGTTCACTGCTGTGGTGGGAGACTTCGGCCTGGCAGAGAAGATCCCAGATTACAG TGATGGTGCAGAGAAGCAGCCTCTGGCCATCGTGGGCTCTCCCTATTGGATGGCTCCTGAAGTTCTGAGAGGAGAGCTGTACGATGAGAAG GTGGATGTATTTGCATACGGCATCATCCTGTGTGAGATCATTGCCCGGATTGAAGCTGATCCTGATTTCTTACCCAGGACagag gacttTGGTCTGGATGTGGAGACATTTGAGAACATGGTTGGTGATTGTCCACCAGCGTTCTTAAGCCTCGCTGTCACCTGCTGTAATGTAAGTGTAACTCATGACTGTTATTATGTCAAACATTCGTAG